The Lachnospiraceae bacterium genome window below encodes:
- the dnaK gene encoding molecular chaperone DnaK, whose protein sequence is MGKIIGIDLGTTNSCVAVMEGGKPVVITNPEGSRTTPSILSFSKTGERLVGDLAKRQAITHPDKTVRSIKRKMGTDSRTEIDGKSYSPQEISAMILQKLKSDAESYLGEGVTEAVITVPAYFNDAQRQATKDAGKIAGLDVKRIINEPTAAALAYGLDNENEQTIMVYDLGGGTFDVSIIDIGDGVIEVLATSGDNHLGGDDFDQRVIDHLIKEFQKEEGIDLSGDKMAMQRLKDAAENAKKELSNMTSTDINIPFITANEDGYKNLSVRLTRADFDRLTADLVERTMTPVRNALNDAGLQASQLDKVLLVGGSTRIPAVQEAVKKITGKEPSKALNPDECVAIGAAIQGGKLSGESGSGDILLLDVTPLTLGIETMGGVATPLIERNTTIPAKKSQVFSTAENNQTAVDIHVVQGERPMAKDNKTLGRFRLDGIPAAPRGVPQIEVTFDIDANGIVNVTAKDLGTGKEQKITITASTNLSDDEIDKAVKEAEQYAAEDKKRKEAIDAQNEADAMVFQTEKSLEELGDKVPAADKSAIEAELSKLKALVEKNKNNQNPGDAEVAELKAQTEALTKALNEMATKMYQQAAPQEGSAGQDTGHTGGNSGNNGPQDDNVVDADFKEV, encoded by the coding sequence ATGGGAAAAATTATCGGTATTGATTTAGGTACAACCAATTCTTGTGTAGCCGTTATGGAAGGCGGCAAGCCGGTTGTAATTACGAATCCGGAGGGAAGTCGTACGACCCCTTCCATCCTTTCGTTCAGTAAAACAGGAGAGCGTCTGGTAGGCGATCTGGCAAAACGTCAGGCAATTACACATCCGGATAAAACGGTGCGTTCTATTAAGAGAAAAATGGGCACTGACAGCCGTACCGAAATCGATGGAAAAAGCTATAGCCCGCAGGAAATCTCCGCAATGATTTTGCAGAAGCTTAAGAGCGATGCAGAAAGCTATCTGGGAGAGGGCGTAACCGAAGCCGTAATTACGGTACCTGCTTACTTTAACGATGCACAGCGTCAAGCGACAAAGGATGCCGGTAAAATTGCCGGTTTGGATGTTAAGCGTATTATCAATGAGCCTACGGCAGCTGCACTGGCGTATGGTCTGGATAATGAAAATGAACAGACCATCATGGTGTACGATCTGGGCGGCGGTACCTTTGATGTATCGATTATTGATATTGGTGATGGTGTCATTGAAGTGCTGGCCACCAGCGGCGATAATCATCTGGGCGGCGATGATTTTGATCAGCGCGTGATTGATCATCTGATTAAAGAATTCCAGAAGGAAGAGGGAATTGATCTGTCCGGTGATAAAATGGCTATGCAGCGTCTGAAGGATGCAGCAGAAAATGCAAAAAAAGAGCTGTCTAATATGACCAGTACCGATATTAATATTCCGTTTATTACAGCCAATGAGGATGGCTATAAGAATCTGTCTGTGCGCTTGACAAGAGCAGATTTTGACCGTCTGACGGCTGATCTGGTAGAAAGAACGATGACGCCCGTACGCAATGCATTAAATGATGCAGGGCTGCAGGCATCTCAGCTGGATAAGGTACTACTGGTCGGAGGTTCTACGCGTATTCCGGCTGTTCAGGAGGCTGTTAAAAAGATTACAGGAAAAGAACCCTCCAAGGCCCTTAACCCCGATGAGTGCGTAGCAATTGGCGCAGCGATTCAAGGCGGAAAGCTTTCCGGCGAGTCGGGTTCCGGCGATATTTTGCTGCTGGATGTAACGCCTCTGACACTGGGAATCGAGACAATGGGCGGCGTAGCAACTCCTTTAATTGAGAGAAATACGACAATTCCGGCAAAGAAGAGTCAGGTATTTTCTACGGCTGAGAACAATCAGACCGCGGTAGATATCCATGTTGTACAGGGCGAGCGTCCCATGGCTAAGGATAATAAGACTTTAGGTCGCTTCCGCCTGGATGGAATTCCGGCAGCTCCCCGCGGTGTACCGCAGATTGAGGTTACCTTTGATATCGATGCCAATGGTATTGTAAATGTAACAGCAAAGGATCTGGGAACCGGTAAGGAACAGAAAATTACCATTACAGCTTCAACGAATTTGTCAGATGATGAAATCGATAAGGCTGTAAAAGAAGCTGAGCAGTATGCAGCGGAGGACAAAAAGCGCAAGGAAGCGATTGATGCTCAGAATGAGGCGGACGCGATGGTCTTCCAGACAGAGAAATCCTTGGAGGAACTGGGCGATAAGGTACCGGCAGCCGATAAGAGTGCGATTGAAGCAGAGCTGTCAAAGCTGAAGGCTCTCGTAGAGAAGAATAAAAATAATCAGAATCCGGGCGATGCTGAAGTAGCAGAACTGAAAGCACAGACCGAGGCACTGACCAAAGCACTCAATGAAATGGCTACCAAGATGTATCAGCAGGCAGCTCCGCAGGAAGGATCA
- the grpE gene encoding nucleotide exchange factor GrpE, which yields MTEADQASREKEAAEEAVNQTQEEVDSAVAEQTEEAKEEVVSPEKEAELKLAQMKDQLLRTMAEFDNYRKRTTKEKEQIFNRGVSYVVEAILPVIDNFERALAAAKDKEDTFVKGVEMTYQQMLGALKNLGVEQMEALGQSFDPHFHDAMQHVEDDQYGENEIVEVFQKGYMLNDVVIRPSLVKVAN from the coding sequence ATGACGGAAGCAGATCAGGCAAGCCGTGAGAAGGAAGCGGCAGAAGAAGCTGTAAATCAAACGCAGGAAGAGGTTGATTCTGCAGTAGCTGAGCAGACAGAGGAAGCCAAGGAGGAAGTGGTTTCACCAGAAAAAGAGGCAGAGCTTAAGCTTGCGCAAATGAAGGATCAGTTGCTTCGCACGATGGCAGAGTTTGACAATTACCGCAAACGGACCACCAAGGAAAAAGAACAGATCTTTAACAGGGGCGTTAGCTATGTGGTAGAAGCCATCCTGCCAGTTATTGATAACTTTGAACGAGCGCTTGCCGCCGCAAAGGATAAAGAAGATACTTTTGTAAAGGGTGTGGAAATGACCTATCAGCAGATGCTGGGAGCACTGAAAAATCTGGGAGTTGAACAGATGGAGGCGCTTGGGCAGAGCTTTGATCCGCATTTTCACGATGCAATGCAGCATGTAGAGGATGATCAATATGGTGAAAACGAGATCGTCGAAGTATTCCAAAAGGGATATATGCTGAATGATGTAGTAATTCGTCCCAGCCTTGTAAAAGTGGCAAATTAA
- the hrcA gene encoding heat-inducible transcription repressor HrcA has protein sequence MMTMDMSERKLQILQAIIMNYLETAEPVGSRTISRRFPMGISSATIRNEMSDLEELGLIEQPHTSAGRIPSSKGYRLYVDQLMERDQMSQEQANVLKSILREKTMQLDSMLREIGDLLAALTKYTAIVTMPQFKKAKLKHIQLIPLDQKSVILVLVTDGNIVRNHVIPIARPMKPEALYRLSDVLNRNLAGLAVSEMNLPLIQKIKRESQIESEMMESLLGAINDTMQYADDVDVFTAGTTNILNFPEFSDISRARALMEFFQQKDQMLHLIGSDEHEKAGGSLQIRIGSENQAEQLQDCSIVTATYHYNHRSIGSISVVGPMRMDYDKVVSALEYLTKDFPQFFEEEGGKEEERYDGSRSGKP, from the coding sequence GTGATGACAATGGACATGAGCGAGCGCAAGCTTCAGATCTTGCAGGCCATCATCATGAATTACCTGGAGACAGCAGAGCCCGTGGGCTCGCGGACCATCTCGCGTCGGTTTCCGATGGGTATTAGCTCTGCTACGATTCGCAATGAGATGTCGGACCTTGAGGAGCTTGGCTTAATTGAACAGCCGCATACATCGGCCGGTCGCATTCCCTCTTCCAAAGGGTATCGGCTTTATGTAGATCAGCTGATGGAGCGGGATCAGATGAGTCAGGAGCAGGCAAATGTGCTTAAGAGTATCTTAAGAGAAAAAACCATGCAGCTGGATTCCATGCTTCGTGAAATTGGCGATCTTCTGGCAGCACTCACTAAATATACGGCAATTGTAACGATGCCGCAGTTTAAAAAAGCAAAGCTTAAGCATATTCAGCTGATTCCGCTGGATCAAAAATCTGTTATTTTGGTGTTGGTGACAGATGGGAACATCGTACGCAACCATGTGATTCCCATTGCGAGACCGATGAAACCAGAAGCTCTGTATCGGTTATCTGATGTGCTGAATCGCAATCTGGCAGGTCTGGCGGTGAGCGAGATGAATCTCCCATTGATTCAGAAAATCAAGCGTGAGAGCCAGATTGAGAGTGAAATGATGGAAAGCCTTTTGGGCGCCATCAACGATACGATGCAATATGCAGATGATGTGGATGTGTTTACGGCCGGCACTACGAATATCTTGAATTTTCCTGAGTTTAGCGATATTTCCAGGGCAAGAGCCTTGATGGAGTTTTTCCAGCAAAAGGATCAGATGCTCCATTTGATTGGAAGCGATGAGCATGAAAAAGCAGGAGGAAGCTTGCAGATTCGGATCGGCTCGGAAAATCAAGCGGAGCAGCTTCAGGACTGCAGTATTGTCACGGCGACATATCACTACAATCACCGCAGTATCGGGTCGATCAGCGTGGTAGGTCCTATGAGAATGGATTACGATAAGGTGGTTTCCGCCTTAGAATATTTAACAAAAGACTTTCCTCAGTTTTTTGAAGAGGAAGGCGGAAAAGAGGAGGAACGATATGACGGAAGCAGATCAGGCAAGCCGTGA
- a CDS encoding oxygen-independent coproporphyrinogen III oxidase, which translates to MQSSMMLYVHIPFCIQKCAYCDFLSFPAAAECRQAYVKALCAEIESWKGKETWPVSSVFIGGGTPSVLSCDELDSILKALQKSFHIENDAEQTIEVNPGTVTAEKAHFWKQKGINRISMGVQAMDDHLLKRLGRIHTKKQVIESWELLRRAGFENISFDLMMGLPGQTLSMWEETLRQALTLNPQHLSCYSLILEEGTLFFEKQSELDLPDEETERQMYWRTCQLLSEANMRQYEISNFSQPCYESRHNIGYWRRKPYIGLGLGASSLLKEQIRTKNTSDLELYIAHSADQKAICEERQVLSIQDQMEEFMFLGLRCTHGVKGSEFLRLFGRSMETVYEAAISKHLQYGLLKQEEDRIYLTKRGLDVANQVFADFLLD; encoded by the coding sequence ATGCAGTCAAGCATGATGCTATATGTGCATATCCCTTTTTGTATACAAAAATGTGCCTACTGTGACTTTCTTTCCTTTCCGGCAGCCGCAGAATGCAGGCAAGCCTATGTGAAAGCGCTGTGTGCAGAAATTGAAAGCTGGAAAGGAAAAGAGACCTGGCCGGTGTCTTCTGTTTTTATTGGAGGAGGCACGCCGTCTGTGCTGTCCTGCGATGAATTGGATTCAATCCTGAAGGCGCTGCAGAAGAGCTTTCATATAGAGAACGATGCAGAGCAGACAATAGAGGTCAATCCAGGAACCGTTACAGCTGAAAAAGCACATTTTTGGAAGCAGAAGGGGATCAATCGGATTAGTATGGGTGTACAGGCTATGGATGATCATTTACTTAAAAGATTAGGGAGGATTCATACAAAGAAGCAGGTCATAGAAAGCTGGGAGCTCCTTCGCAGGGCAGGCTTTGAGAATATTTCTTTTGACTTAATGATGGGTCTTCCGGGCCAGACGCTTTCAATGTGGGAAGAAACGCTCCGCCAAGCGCTAACACTAAACCCGCAGCATCTTTCTTGCTATAGTTTAATTTTAGAAGAAGGAACACTCTTTTTTGAAAAACAATCAGAGCTGGATTTGCCGGACGAAGAAACGGAGCGTCAGATGTACTGGCGCACATGTCAGCTATTGTCAGAAGCAAACATGCGGCAATATGAGATTTCAAATTTCTCGCAGCCCTGCTATGAAAGCCGGCACAATATAGGCTATTGGCGGCGTAAGCCGTATATCGGCCTTGGCCTTGGGGCATCCTCTTTATTAAAAGAGCAGATTCGTACAAAAAACACAAGCGATCTGGAGCTTTATATTGCTCATAGTGCTGATCAGAAGGCAATTTGTGAAGAGCGGCAGGTGCTAAGTATTCAGGATCAGATGGAGGAGTTTATGTTTCTGGGGCTTAGATGCACGCACGGCGTGAAAGGGAGCGAGTTTTTGCGCCTTTTTGGGAGGTCCATGGAGACGGTCTACGAAGCTGCCATATCAAAGCATTTGCAGTATGGGCTATTGAAACAGGAGGAAGATAGGATCTATCTTACGAAGCGAGGACTGGATGTGGCCAATCAGGTATTTGCTGATTTTTTGCTGGATTAA
- the purD gene encoding phosphoribosylamine--glycine ligase produces MKILVVGSGGREHAIVWKLAQSQKAEKIYCAPGNAGIAQLAECVAISATDIKGLADFAVEKQIDLTVVGMDDPLMLGIVDEFEARGLRIFGPRANAAILEGSKVFSKRLMQKYGIPTAGYWEFNDADAAKSFLREHKTYPIVLKADGLALGKGVLICQNEEEALAGVDEIMVDQKFGQAGAQMVVEEFLQGQEVSVLSFCDGKTVRTMVSAQDHKRALDHDQGLNTGGMGTFSPSQYYTETYQKEAEEKIFQKTVDAMNAEGRTFKGIIFFGLMLTQSGVKVLEYNARFGDPETQVILPRLKSDLVDIFEACIDGSLDQVEIEWEDNAAVCVVLASGGYPVQYQKGYPIQGLDAFKDRKDMLLFHAGTTKNAEGKIVTNGGRVLGVVALDVALDKAIDKAYKHIDDVTFENVHYRHDIGRK; encoded by the coding sequence ATGAAGATCTTGGTTGTAGGAAGCGGCGGAAGAGAGCATGCAATTGTATGGAAGCTTGCGCAGAGCCAGAAAGCAGAAAAAATCTATTGTGCGCCGGGAAATGCCGGAATTGCACAGCTAGCAGAATGTGTAGCCATTTCTGCTACCGATATCAAGGGCTTAGCTGATTTTGCAGTAGAGAAACAGATTGATTTGACAGTAGTGGGCATGGATGATCCATTGATGCTTGGAATTGTAGATGAGTTTGAGGCGCGGGGACTGCGGATTTTTGGACCAAGAGCCAATGCCGCCATTTTAGAGGGCAGCAAGGTGTTTTCTAAACGGCTCATGCAGAAATACGGAATCCCGACAGCAGGCTATTGGGAGTTTAACGATGCCGATGCGGCTAAAAGCTTTTTAAGGGAGCATAAGACATATCCGATTGTTCTGAAAGCAGATGGACTCGCTCTTGGCAAAGGGGTACTGATCTGTCAGAATGAGGAAGAGGCGCTTGCAGGCGTAGATGAGATCATGGTCGATCAGAAATTTGGACAGGCCGGCGCACAGATGGTGGTGGAAGAGTTTTTACAGGGACAGGAAGTCTCGGTGCTCTCCTTCTGTGATGGAAAGACGGTCCGTACCATGGTAAGCGCACAGGATCATAAACGCGCACTGGATCATGATCAAGGGCTTAATACCGGCGGCATGGGTACTTTTTCTCCGAGTCAGTATTATACAGAGACATATCAAAAGGAAGCAGAGGAAAAAATATTCCAGAAGACTGTGGATGCTATGAACGCAGAGGGACGTACTTTCAAAGGAATTATTTTCTTTGGGCTGATGCTGACGCAGTCGGGGGTTAAAGTGCTTGAATATAATGCACGCTTTGGTGATCCCGAAACACAGGTTATATTGCCGCGGCTAAAAAGCGATTTGGTCGATATTTTTGAAGCCTGTATCGATGGAAGCCTAGATCAGGTTGAAATTGAATGGGAAGATAATGCGGCCGTATGTGTGGTTTTAGCTTCCGGAGGGTATCCGGTGCAGTATCAGAAGGGATATCCGATTCAAGGACTGGATGCATTTAAGGACCGGAAGGATATGCTGCTTTTCCATGCGGGAACTACGAAAAATGCAGAGGGAAAGATTGTGACAAACGGGGGACGCGTATTAGGAGTTGTAGCCTTGGATGTTGCTCTTGACAAAGCGATTGATAAAGCCTATAAGCACATTGATGATGTCACATTTGAAAATGTGCATTACCGTCACGATATCGGAAGAAAATAA
- a CDS encoding phosphoribosylglycinamide formyltransferase translates to MKRVAVLISGGGTNLQALIDAKAEGRLPLAELVCVISNRKKAFGLERAKQAGIESIYLSTLQFETKQQYDVALRDLLLEREIDLIVLAGYLVVLGKAVTDAFEGRILNIHPSLIPSFCGDGFYGLKVHEEVLKRGVKVTGATVHFVDAGTDTGPIVLQQAVKVMTGDTPEILQRRVMEEAEWKLLPEAVRLFSEDQLIIEDHKVTIKGERAE, encoded by the coding sequence ATGAAACGAGTAGCGGTTTTAATATCTGGAGGCGGTACCAATCTGCAGGCCCTGATCGATGCAAAAGCAGAGGGGCGGCTGCCACTAGCGGAGCTTGTTTGTGTAATCAGTAATCGAAAAAAAGCATTCGGACTGGAAAGGGCCAAGCAGGCTGGCATAGAATCGATTTATCTGTCGACGCTGCAGTTTGAAACCAAACAGCAATATGATGTGGCCTTAAGGGATCTTTTACTGGAACGGGAAATTGATCTCATTGTTCTGGCAGGATATTTAGTAGTGCTTGGCAAGGCGGTGACAGATGCTTTTGAAGGTCGGATTCTCAATATTCATCCCAGCTTGATTCCTTCTTTCTGCGGTGATGGCTTTTATGGATTAAAGGTGCATGAAGAGGTACTGAAGAGAGGCGTTAAGGTGACAGGGGCGACCGTGCATTTTGTGGATGCCGGCACTGATACCGGGCCGATTGTGCTGCAGCAGGCGGTTAAGGTAATGACAGGAGATACGCCGGAAATTTTGCAAAGACGCGTGATGGAAGAGGCAGAGTGGAAGCTGCTTCCAGAGGCAGTACGGCTTTTTTCAGAGGATCAGCTTATTATAGAGGATCATAAAGTCACGATAAAAGGAGAGAGAGCAGAATGA
- a CDS encoding phosphoribosylformylglycinamidine cyclo-ligase → MEYKSAGVDVEAGYKAVALMKQHVQTTFNSNVITDLGGFGGLFSIADQKMEEPILVSGTDGVGTKLKVAFLMDRHDTVGIDAVAMCVNDVVCCGATPLFFLDYIACGKNVPEKIAEIVKGVSDGCRQSHSALIGGETAEMPGFYPVDEYDIAGFSVGIVDRKDVIDGSKVKEGDVIIGIASSGVHSNGFSLVRKIFDLDTERAKEILADDFGMLDKPLGEVLLAPTKIYVNAIEALKKKVEIKAISHITGGGFYENIPRMLPHYTNAQIEKGSWEIPPIFALMQKRGGVGEQGMFNTFNMGIGMMLAVDPAEADLALQTLRESGEKAYQIGRIVKSEEETPGVIL, encoded by the coding sequence ATTGAATACAAAAGTGCCGGAGTTGATGTAGAGGCTGGTTATAAGGCTGTCGCTCTGATGAAGCAGCATGTACAGACTACGTTTAATTCGAATGTGATTACGGATTTAGGTGGTTTTGGCGGACTATTTTCGATTGCTGATCAGAAAATGGAGGAACCAATTTTAGTATCCGGGACCGATGGAGTGGGAACAAAATTAAAAGTAGCCTTTTTGATGGATCGGCATGATACGGTTGGCATTGATGCAGTGGCCATGTGCGTTAATGATGTCGTTTGTTGCGGTGCAACCCCGCTTTTCTTTTTGGACTATATTGCCTGCGGTAAAAATGTACCGGAAAAGATTGCTGAGATTGTAAAGGGCGTATCCGATGGCTGCCGTCAAAGCCATAGTGCTCTCATCGGCGGAGAGACCGCTGAAATGCCTGGCTTTTATCCGGTAGATGAATATGATATTGCTGGTTTTTCAGTGGGTATTGTGGATCGCAAGGATGTGATCGACGGATCTAAAGTAAAAGAAGGCGACGTGATTATTGGGATCGCGAGCAGTGGTGTACATAGTAACGGCTTCTCTCTGGTTCGCAAAATTTTCGATTTGGATACGGAAAGAGCAAAAGAAATTTTAGCAGATGATTTTGGAATGCTGGACAAGCCGCTGGGAGAAGTGCTGCTGGCACCTACCAAGATTTATGTGAATGCAATTGAAGCGCTAAAGAAAAAAGTAGAAATTAAGGCGATTAGCCATATAACCGGCGGAGGTTTTTACGAGAATATTCCTAGAATGCTGCCGCATTATACGAACGCACAGATTGAAAAAGGAAGCTGGGAAATTCCGCCTATTTTTGCTCTCATGCAGAAGCGCGGCGGCGTAGGCGAACAAGGAATGTTCAATACGTTTAATATGGGAATCGGTATGATGCTGGCCGTTGATCCGGCAGAGGCAGATTTGGCACTGCAAACACTGCGGGAAAGCGGAGAAAAAGCATATCAGATTGGCCGTATTGTAAAAAGTGAAGAAGAGACACCAGGTGTGATCCTGTAA